A window of Acidobacteriota bacterium contains these coding sequences:
- a CDS encoding ABC transporter ATP-binding protein, which yields MSEAHHPDAVVTVERLTFSYASRQVLHGISFTLGRGEVVGLLGPNGAGKSTTIKVLTGILPPGGGSVRVAGFSMPGEAVEAKKRIGYVPESAALFESLTAQEFLELMGRLQEVPEPTLQARIDLFLEQFDLADERRRRLDGYSKGMRQKVLLSAALLHNPELVLLDEPLSGLDVNTGLMVRDLVGALAAEGKTVLYSSHVLDVVERVCDRALIIHEGKLIADGSLESLKASTARGSLEDVFRQLTQAEGTASGVSEIIEGLRS from the coding sequence TTGAGTGAAGCCCACCATCCTGATGCCGTGGTGACCGTAGAGAGGCTGACCTTCAGTTATGCGAGCCGGCAGGTCCTGCACGGGATTTCCTTCACCCTGGGGAGGGGCGAGGTAGTGGGACTGCTGGGTCCCAACGGCGCCGGCAAGAGCACCACCATCAAGGTTCTGACGGGCATCCTGCCTCCGGGCGGAGGATCGGTTCGAGTCGCCGGTTTTTCCATGCCGGGCGAGGCGGTGGAGGCCAAGAAGCGCATCGGATATGTGCCCGAGTCGGCCGCGCTCTTCGAGAGCCTGACGGCGCAGGAGTTCCTGGAGCTGATGGGCCGCCTTCAGGAAGTCCCCGAGCCGACTCTGCAGGCCCGAATCGACCTTTTCCTCGAGCAATTCGACCTGGCCGATGAGCGCAGGCGCCGTCTGGACGGTTACTCCAAGGGCATGCGGCAGAAGGTGCTGTTGAGCGCGGCCCTGCTGCACAATCCCGAGCTGGTGTTGTTGGACGAGCCGCTTTCGGGGCTGGACGTCAACACCGGGCTGATGGTGCGGGACCTGGTGGGTGCCCTGGCTGCGGAGGGGAAGACCGTTCTCTACAGTTCCCACGTCCTGGACGTGGTGGAGCGCGTGTGTGATCGCGCCCTGATCATCCATGAAGGAAAGCTCATCGCGGACGGGTCGTTGGAATCGCTGAAGGCTTCCACCGCGAGGGGCAGCCTGGAGGACGTCTTTCGGCAACTGACCCAGGCCGAGGGAACCGCCAGCGGCGTCTCGGAAATCATCGAGGGTCTCCGGTCATGA
- a CDS encoding SDR family NAD(P)-dependent oxidoreductase, with product MASNQSSKATDNRERTADLVRTPPIAIVGMACRFPGAPNISAFWRLLEAGRNSVSEGVPGSGEGRWGLLFPDDGVQSVGCRYGAFVDDIDLFDDAFFRISPVEAELLDPQQRMMLETSWEALEDAGIDPESLRESLTGVYTGISNDEYRMLVVDSSKPSEAAGCLYALSGTNLNGASGRVSFVLGLRGPAKAVDAACASSMVSVHDAVADLQQGKADLAIAGGVQAILNGRIYELRADSMMLSPDGQCKAFDASANGYVRGEGCGVLVLKRLSDAEADGDRIRAVIRGAAVNHGGASVGLTVPNTPALEEVMKTALSDAGVSPLEVDYLEAHGTGTAVGDPIEIDAVAAVYGKGRPDSRPLLVGSVKTNVGHLESAAGVAGVIKAALVLERGVIPKHLHFRNPNPSLDWDRLPLQVTSSMMDLPQRPGRQRLAGVNSFGISGTNAHIVMEEYRAPDGRSNGEPWAVGSGKSVTAWLPATVGDLPLPEQEVRPRPTRLLPLSGKSEGALRDLAGRYLSWLDERADQLSAEGDACGQLQSDMAWTAGVGRSHFGHRAGVVFHDVESLRDGLRGLAEEDRGASSRTPTRVAFAYTGQGSQWVGMGKGLYQSEPVARAVLDRCEAVLLRERGVSLLDVMFGGTGSKGDLGDTAWEQPALYALQCALTALWSSVGVHPGVVVGHSIGELAAAQAAGVFSLEDGMRFAAKRGGLMSQMEEGGMAAVFAPPERVAPAVEAVNAASSHVGLSISGFNGTHQVVSGPIAGIEAISKRFELEGVRVRRLNTTRAFHSALVEPILDELEASLGGVEIRTPALAVVSNLTGRAVEPGQVQDGAYWKRHAREPVAFAQGVKTMADLGVDLVLEIGPRSVLAPMAASSWPETPQAPPPVVLSSLCPPSDSTEETGRIDGFVESVAKAYQAGLPIRFEGLFSGETRRRISLPSYPFQRERHWIELPRRRRGSAGHKLLGDRHESARGEITFETEIFPSEPAWLSDHRVFNRVVAPGALYGAMAASVSLLERSGPVVVDDMQLHNPLVFEENESGTDEEGRRVQVVLEASESTSARGVQIFSKGSDGQWTVHVEGRLLPDTPDPEGGERIDLEGLKAGLSPGDVAGYYRHRASTGVDLRTLLRTLGRVWSRPGEALGEVSLPDSLTGHGLDIHPLVLDGCFQVLGAARNLAGSEGGAAYLPFGWERLWLAGPLPDRVVCHARLSEASREAETGAGEPAEVLSGELRIYDPNGTLLGRLSGYTVKRATRAALLSAIEGVKELLYEVVWRERDLPPGITPADFFPKPAAVAAGAQLFAGYLRDAGVDPDDRDALLANLERWSRSRALATLQELGWKRRSGETVDPEALRSRLKVLPEHKRLFRRMLEMLAKSGVLEEVGDGFVVVVGPDDPLPAALPGDLEEFSSRLTDLHPHGLTEIGLFRRSGKALAQVLRGREDPLTLLFSSGEPTAADLYLKAPVARAANRMLSEAVQALVAALPQGRRLRVIEVGAGTGSATASVLPELPDGRFDYTYTDISAGFFAEAEARFGDGGGCIQYRPLDIEKDPIDQGFDRHGYDLLIASNVLHATRYLEETLGHCLDLVAPSGHLIALENLSGLGWMDLTFGQLDGWWRFADDFRPHHALASPAVWRHALGQAGFQAAEVLGPDESDPSRTPDKGVIVAQGPAEVKESPGLWILAADQGGLAATLSTELAARNQTVVLAGCEAPEEEGPAVAGPGVFRTAVEMNQRESWRALVTSLPDDLPLSGVVHLAGLDGRGAQATTEEMAEDVKRAGASALALVQGVADSDAIPAHGVWLITRGAQVLERERGGELAGATLWGFGKAVAREAAHLQPRMIDLDPGQTVPTPDLVNELLYPDSENHIAYRSGRRQVARLVRASAGPERLTLPEEPDWVLAPDPAGVFDRPNVQPLPARSLEPREVRVGVEAAGLNFWDVFRSLGFIEEGLLGREFCGHILEVGSEVTTVSIGDPVVGLGFGAFGPQMVTREELVAPRPSGFSVSGLATVPSAFVSAALSFEYSGLSSGEKVLIHAGAGGVGLAAVQLVQAAGAEVFATASAPKQAYLRSLGVEHIFDSRTTAFGREILEATDGAGVDVVLNSLTGEGFIEASLSCLKQGGRFVEMARRDILSEEEMAGVRPDVSYAILELDVLKKTEPAWVGRVLRQVLERLSTGELKPIIHSRWPLAEAGAALSFMRSGRHLGKIVVTLPPLAKGRLRQDRTYLVTGGLGGIGLAIAGWLADHGAGAIVLNGRRAPDAEAEEAIGGLRERGVTVQVELADVTDADAIDEMLARMDATLPPLGGVIHSVGVLSDGALTNQSWERFERVLWPKVLGAWHLHRATQDLDLDLFILFSSRVGVMGNPGQANHAAANAFLDQLAGHRRARGLPGQAIAWGAWSEIGEAAEQRERIDRQRTALGGRWFTPQQGLRAFDQLVRQDSTTSVVMSMDWSVFKEAVQDRPAFLEDLLSAASDAEADSPTSSEDLLSRLQEAPAREELLVSFLQQEVQAVLRLSSSPESTVGFFDLGMDSLMAVELRNRLNRAFAEEYTVPNTVVFDYPDIAALARHLAGELGGAASAPAARTQPEPERQAVVQPAEDGIAIVGMACRFPGATDISAFWRQLEAGADAVTDGRGGSGSWGELAEDLPAEYAAYRQGGFVEGIEQFDSRFFRISPIEARAMDPRQRMLLETSWQALEDAGVDPDRLRGSRTGIYAGISTSEYRDLMTSGKYGVSYLGTAASMTLGRISFALGLEGPTIPVELNCASSLVAVHYAVSALHQGEVDMALVGGAHVLLSADITREMAELGMLSASGRCRTFDAAADGFVRAEGCGMVVLKRLREAEADGDRIWGVIRGSAVNQNGASAGPTVPNGSAQERVIAEALSRGRVAPQEVDYLEAHGAGSGFGDPIEVQSAAAVYGRGREADRPLLIGSVKTNIGHLEPAAGVASLIKTVLAMKQGAIPKNLHFRNPNPHLEWDRLPVRVVSAMTDWPSHPGRPPRAGVSAFGISGTNSHVVVEGYGETNGSGPDDRALPAGSAQPVTVSMPESVADLPLSQEEFRPRVTRLLPLSGKADGALRALAGLYLSWLDERAEEFSAGGPAGRPLLADMAWTAGVGRSHFGYRAGVVFHDAASLRGGLEALASEGQRPKPLTATKVAFAYSGEGSQWAGMGQALYESEPVVRAVLDHCDALLREERGASLLDVMFGRTGAEGALDDPAWTQPAIYALECALGALWSSLGIGPSVVVGHGIGELAAAQASGVFGLEEGLRLAAARGAEEPMEDIAGAPPSLAFVSSLTGRSVESGAAFDAAYWQRQAGETGEFDRCVETLAGLSVQVVVEIGPDAVLGPRVVSAWPEPSRGTGVPVVLSSLQRDSQGDDAFLEAVAGAYQAGLGLSFAGLFAGEPRRRISLPGYPFQRRRHWIDLANRTASSAGG from the coding sequence ATGGCAAGCAATCAATCCTCAAAGGCGACCGATAATCGGGAGCGGACGGCAGACTTGGTCCGGACGCCGCCCATAGCCATCGTCGGGATGGCGTGCCGTTTCCCTGGCGCGCCAAACATTTCTGCCTTCTGGCGTCTGCTCGAAGCCGGTCGGAACTCCGTCAGCGAAGGGGTGCCGGGCTCCGGAGAAGGCCGCTGGGGCCTGCTCTTCCCCGACGACGGGGTTCAGAGCGTAGGGTGTCGTTACGGCGCCTTCGTTGACGACATCGACCTGTTCGACGATGCCTTCTTCCGGATTTCTCCGGTAGAGGCGGAACTGCTGGACCCGCAGCAGCGCATGATGCTGGAGACGAGCTGGGAGGCTCTCGAGGACGCGGGAATCGATCCGGAGAGCCTGAGAGAAAGCCTCACCGGCGTCTACACCGGGATCAGCAACGACGAATACCGAATGCTGGTCGTGGACTCGAGCAAGCCCTCCGAGGCTGCCGGGTGCCTCTATGCTCTCAGCGGCACCAACCTGAACGGTGCCAGCGGACGGGTATCCTTCGTGCTGGGTCTCAGAGGGCCGGCGAAGGCGGTGGACGCCGCCTGCGCCTCATCCATGGTATCGGTCCACGACGCGGTGGCGGACCTGCAGCAGGGCAAGGCGGATCTGGCCATCGCCGGCGGCGTGCAGGCGATCCTCAATGGCCGCATCTACGAACTGCGAGCCGATTCGATGATGCTGTCTCCCGATGGGCAGTGCAAGGCGTTCGACGCATCGGCCAACGGCTACGTGCGAGGCGAGGGCTGCGGGGTCCTGGTCCTCAAGCGGCTGAGCGATGCGGAGGCGGACGGCGATCGGATCCGGGCGGTGATCCGCGGCGCCGCGGTCAACCATGGCGGAGCCAGCGTCGGATTGACGGTGCCCAATACCCCCGCGCTGGAAGAAGTGATGAAAACAGCGCTGTCCGACGCGGGAGTCTCCCCGTTGGAGGTGGACTATCTGGAAGCCCACGGGACCGGTACCGCGGTAGGGGATCCGATCGAGATCGATGCCGTTGCCGCAGTCTATGGGAAGGGCCGGCCCGACAGCCGCCCGCTTCTCGTCGGTTCCGTAAAGACCAATGTCGGTCACCTGGAGTCGGCCGCGGGCGTGGCCGGAGTGATCAAGGCGGCGCTGGTACTGGAGCGGGGTGTGATCCCGAAGCACCTCCACTTCCGTAATCCCAATCCGAGTCTCGACTGGGATCGTCTGCCTCTGCAGGTGACATCGTCGATGATGGATTTGCCGCAGCGGCCGGGGCGGCAACGACTGGCGGGTGTGAACTCCTTCGGGATATCCGGGACGAACGCTCACATTGTGATGGAGGAGTACCGTGCCCCGGACGGCAGGTCCAACGGAGAGCCGTGGGCCGTCGGCTCCGGGAAGTCGGTGACGGCTTGGCTGCCGGCGACGGTGGGGGATCTGCCGCTGCCGGAGCAGGAAGTTCGGCCGCGCCCGACACGTCTCCTTCCGCTGTCGGGCAAGTCGGAGGGCGCGCTCCGCGATCTGGCCGGGCGGTACCTGTCATGGCTCGACGAACGTGCGGATCAGCTCTCAGCCGAGGGCGACGCTTGCGGGCAGCTCCAGTCTGACATGGCATGGACGGCCGGCGTGGGCCGGAGTCACTTCGGTCACCGCGCGGGCGTCGTCTTCCACGACGTGGAATCACTGCGAGACGGACTCCGCGGACTGGCTGAAGAGGATAGGGGTGCGTCGTCGCGGACACCGACCCGGGTGGCGTTTGCCTACACCGGGCAGGGGAGTCAGTGGGTTGGCATGGGAAAGGGGCTCTACCAGAGTGAGCCGGTGGCGCGGGCGGTGCTGGACCGCTGCGAGGCGGTCCTGCTTCGGGAGCGAGGAGTCTCCCTGCTGGATGTCATGTTCGGTGGGACCGGAAGCAAGGGGGACCTCGGTGACACGGCCTGGGAACAACCCGCCCTCTACGCGCTGCAGTGCGCCTTGACGGCGCTTTGGTCGAGTGTCGGCGTTCACCCCGGCGTGGTCGTCGGACACAGCATCGGGGAGCTCGCGGCCGCGCAGGCCGCAGGTGTATTCAGTCTCGAGGACGGGATGCGGTTCGCCGCCAAACGGGGCGGGCTGATGTCGCAGATGGAAGAGGGTGGCATGGCCGCAGTCTTCGCGCCGCCGGAGCGGGTGGCGCCGGCGGTGGAGGCGGTGAACGCGGCCTCTTCCCATGTCGGGCTGAGCATTTCGGGATTCAACGGCACCCACCAGGTGGTCAGCGGACCGATTGCGGGAATTGAAGCGATCTCGAAGCGATTCGAGCTGGAGGGTGTGCGGGTCAGGCGGCTGAACACGACCCGTGCGTTCCACAGCGCCCTGGTCGAGCCCATTCTGGACGAACTGGAAGCGTCCCTCGGCGGCGTCGAGATCCGGACGCCCGCTTTAGCCGTGGTCAGCAACCTGACAGGTCGGGCAGTGGAGCCGGGCCAGGTGCAGGACGGAGCCTACTGGAAGCGGCATGCCCGGGAGCCGGTGGCATTCGCCCAGGGGGTGAAGACGATGGCGGATCTGGGGGTGGACCTGGTGCTGGAGATCGGCCCGCGATCGGTGCTGGCTCCCATGGCTGCCTCGTCCTGGCCGGAGACGCCGCAGGCGCCGCCACCAGTGGTTCTGTCGAGTCTCTGCCCGCCGTCCGACAGCACGGAGGAGACCGGAAGAATCGACGGTTTCGTGGAGAGTGTCGCCAAGGCCTACCAGGCGGGGCTCCCGATTCGTTTCGAGGGGCTCTTCTCAGGGGAGACGCGGCGACGGATCTCGTTGCCCAGCTATCCGTTCCAGCGCGAGCGGCACTGGATCGAGTTGCCGAGACGTCGACGTGGAAGCGCCGGCCATAAGCTGTTGGGCGACCGGCACGAATCCGCCCGTGGCGAGATCACATTCGAGACGGAAATATTCCCCTCGGAGCCAGCCTGGCTGAGCGACCACCGGGTGTTCAACCGGGTGGTGGCGCCAGGCGCTCTCTACGGCGCCATGGCGGCCTCGGTGTCCCTTCTGGAGCGTAGCGGCCCGGTGGTCGTGGACGACATGCAGCTTCACAACCCTCTCGTCTTCGAGGAGAACGAGAGCGGAACGGATGAGGAGGGCCGAAGGGTCCAGGTGGTGCTCGAGGCTTCCGAATCGACCTCGGCACGCGGTGTCCAGATCTTCAGCAAGGGGAGCGACGGGCAATGGACGGTCCACGTGGAGGGTCGTCTGTTGCCAGACACCCCCGACCCGGAAGGGGGTGAGCGGATCGACCTGGAAGGCCTGAAGGCCGGCCTGTCGCCCGGGGACGTGGCAGGCTACTACCGTCACAGGGCCAGTACCGGGGTCGATCTCCGTACCCTCCTTCGCACGCTGGGTAGGGTCTGGTCCCGCCCGGGCGAGGCCTTGGGCGAGGTTTCTCTGCCGGATTCTCTGACCGGACATGGGCTTGATATCCATCCGCTGGTTCTGGACGGTTGCTTCCAGGTCTTGGGCGCGGCCCGCAACCTGGCGGGAAGCGAGGGCGGGGCCGCCTATCTGCCGTTCGGCTGGGAACGACTGTGGCTGGCTGGACCTCTGCCGGATCGGGTCGTCTGCCACGCGCGCCTGAGTGAAGCCTCCCGCGAGGCGGAAACCGGCGCAGGCGAGCCTGCCGAAGTTCTGAGCGGCGAGTTGCGCATCTATGATCCGAACGGGACTCTGCTCGGCCGCCTGAGCGGCTACACCGTCAAGCGGGCGACCCGGGCAGCGCTGCTTTCGGCGATCGAAGGGGTCAAGGAACTCTTGTACGAGGTGGTGTGGCGTGAGCGCGACCTTCCACCCGGAATCACACCGGCCGACTTCTTCCCGAAACCCGCGGCCGTTGCGGCGGGCGCGCAGTTGTTCGCGGGTTATCTGAGAGACGCCGGGGTCGATCCCGATGACCGGGACGCCCTGCTTGCCAACCTCGAGCGTTGGTCCCGGTCCCGCGCGCTCGCCACCCTGCAAGAGCTGGGTTGGAAGCGCCGGTCGGGCGAGACCGTGGACCCGGAGGCCTTGCGGAGCCGGTTGAAGGTCCTCCCGGAACACAAGCGCCTCTTTCGCCGGATGCTCGAGATGCTGGCCAAGTCGGGAGTGCTCGAGGAGGTTGGCGATGGCTTTGTAGTCGTGGTGGGGCCCGACGATCCGCTGCCGGCGGCATTGCCCGGCGATCTCGAGGAGTTCTCCTCCCGGCTGACCGACCTCCATCCCCACGGTTTGACCGAGATCGGACTTTTCCGGCGTTCCGGCAAGGCTCTGGCCCAGGTGCTTCGCGGTCGCGAGGATCCGCTGACACTGCTGTTCAGCAGCGGAGAACCCACGGCGGCCGATCTGTATCTGAAAGCGCCCGTCGCGCGAGCAGCCAACCGGATGCTGTCGGAGGCCGTGCAGGCGCTGGTGGCGGCATTGCCCCAGGGACGGCGTCTCAGGGTGATAGAGGTGGGGGCGGGTACCGGGTCCGCGACCGCCTCGGTGCTCCCGGAGCTTCCTGACGGACGGTTCGACTACACCTACACCGATATCTCCGCGGGCTTCTTTGCCGAGGCGGAAGCTCGGTTCGGCGATGGCGGCGGGTGCATCCAGTACCGTCCGCTGGACATCGAGAAGGACCCCATCGACCAGGGGTTCGACCGGCATGGCTATGACCTGCTGATCGCGTCCAATGTCCTGCACGCCACGCGGTACCTGGAGGAAACGCTGGGCCACTGCCTGGATCTAGTGGCGCCGTCGGGACACTTGATCGCGCTGGAAAACCTCAGCGGTCTGGGCTGGATGGACCTGACCTTCGGCCAGTTGGACGGGTGGTGGCGCTTTGCCGACGACTTCCGCCCCCACCACGCCCTGGCGAGCCCGGCGGTGTGGCGCCACGCCCTCGGCCAGGCGGGCTTCCAGGCCGCTGAGGTTCTCGGACCGGACGAGTCAGACCCCTCACGAACACCGGACAAGGGTGTCATTGTGGCTCAGGGCCCCGCGGAAGTGAAGGAGTCTCCGGGACTGTGGATTCTGGCAGCGGACCAGGGAGGGTTGGCGGCGACGCTGTCAACCGAACTGGCGGCGCGCAACCAGACGGTCGTGCTGGCTGGCTGTGAAGCGCCGGAAGAAGAGGGGCCGGCAGTGGCCGGTCCCGGTGTCTTCCGGACTGCCGTGGAAATGAATCAGCGGGAGTCCTGGCGGGCACTTGTGACCAGCCTGCCCGACGACCTACCGCTCAGCGGCGTTGTGCATCTGGCGGGACTGGACGGTCGCGGGGCACAGGCCACCACGGAGGAGATGGCAGAGGACGTGAAACGAGCCGGAGCCAGTGCGCTGGCGCTGGTGCAGGGTGTCGCCGATTCCGATGCGATCCCCGCCCACGGCGTTTGGTTGATTACGCGCGGCGCACAGGTGCTGGAGCGGGAGCGCGGCGGAGAACTTGCCGGCGCAACGCTGTGGGGTTTCGGCAAGGCCGTGGCCCGTGAAGCGGCTCATCTCCAGCCCAGGATGATCGATCTGGACCCAGGCCAAACGGTGCCCACACCCGACCTCGTCAATGAACTCCTCTATCCCGATTCCGAGAATCACATCGCCTATCGATCGGGACGCCGTCAGGTGGCCCGCCTGGTTCGGGCGAGCGCCGGGCCGGAGCGGCTGACCTTGCCGGAGGAGCCGGACTGGGTGCTGGCTCCGGACCCGGCCGGCGTGTTCGACAGACCCAATGTGCAGCCACTGCCGGCGCGTTCCCTGGAACCGAGGGAAGTTCGCGTTGGGGTCGAGGCGGCCGGACTCAACTTCTGGGACGTGTTTCGGTCGCTCGGCTTCATCGAGGAGGGGCTGCTGGGCAGAGAGTTCTGCGGCCACATCCTCGAGGTGGGTTCCGAGGTGACGACCGTCTCTATCGGCGATCCGGTGGTCGGATTGGGGTTCGGCGCGTTCGGCCCGCAAATGGTCACTCGGGAGGAGCTGGTTGCGCCCAGGCCATCCGGATTCTCGGTGTCGGGGCTGGCCACGGTGCCGAGCGCCTTCGTGTCCGCCGCCCTCTCCTTCGAGTATTCGGGGCTCTCATCCGGCGAGAAGGTGCTGATTCACGCCGGCGCGGGCGGCGTCGGGCTGGCGGCCGTCCAGTTGGTGCAAGCCGCCGGAGCGGAGGTCTTCGCCACCGCCAGTGCACCGAAGCAGGCCTATCTCCGGTCACTGGGCGTGGAGCACATATTCGACAGCCGCACGACAGCCTTCGGCAGGGAGATCCTCGAAGCCACCGACGGCGCGGGTGTGGACGTGGTGTTGAACAGCCTGACGGGAGAGGGCTTCATCGAGGCCAGTCTGTCCTGCCTCAAGCAGGGCGGCAGGTTCGTGGAGATGGCCAGGCGAGACATCCTGAGCGAGGAAGAGATGGCAGGGGTGCGTCCGGATGTGTCCTACGCCATCCTGGAACTGGATGTTCTGAAAAAGACCGAACCGGCCTGGGTGGGCAGGGTCCTGCGGCAGGTGCTGGAGCGCCTTTCGACGGGAGAGCTGAAACCGATCATCCACAGCAGGTGGCCGCTTGCCGAAGCCGGGGCGGCCCTGAGCTTCATGCGGTCAGGCCGGCACCTGGGGAAGATCGTGGTGACGCTGCCGCCGCTGGCGAAGGGCAGGTTGCGGCAGGACCGGACTTATCTCGTGACCGGCGGTTTGGGCGGGATCGGACTGGCCATAGCCGGCTGGCTCGCGGACCACGGAGCCGGGGCGATCGTGCTCAACGGGCGCCGTGCGCCGGATGCCGAGGCCGAGGAGGCAATTGGCGGGCTGCGGGAGCGGGGTGTCACGGTACAAGTGGAACTGGCGGATGTGACCGACGCCGACGCCATCGATGAGATGCTGGCGAGGATGGATGCGACGCTGCCACCCCTCGGGGGCGTGATCCACAGCGTGGGCGTGCTGTCGGACGGCGCGCTCACCAACCAGAGTTGGGAGCGATTCGAGAGGGTGCTGTGGCCGAAGGTGCTGGGCGCATGGCACCTGCACCGGGCGACACAGGACCTCGATCTGGATCTCTTCATTCTCTTTTCGAGCCGGGTGGGGGTTATGGGCAATCCGGGCCAGGCAAATCACGCGGCGGCCAACGCCTTTCTGGACCAGCTCGCCGGCCACCGCCGCGCCCGGGGGCTTCCCGGACAGGCTATCGCCTGGGGAGCATGGTCGGAGATCGGCGAGGCCGCCGAACAACGGGAACGGATTGACCGGCAACGAACGGCACTCGGAGGCCGCTGGTTTACCCCGCAGCAGGGCCTTCGGGCATTCGACCAACTGGTGCGGCAGGACTCCACCACTTCCGTGGTGATGTCGATGGACTGGTCGGTGTTCAAAGAGGCCGTGCAGGACCGTCCTGCCTTCCTGGAGGACTTGCTGTCTGCCGCATCGGACGCCGAAGCCGATTCCCCGACGTCGTCAGAGGACCTGCTGTCCCGCTTGCAGGAGGCACCGGCTCGCGAGGAGCTGCTCGTCTCCTTCCTGCAGCAGGAGGTGCAAGCCGTGTTGAGGCTGTCGTCGTCCCCCGAGTCCACGGTGGGTTTCTTCGACCTGGGGATGGATTCGCTGATGGCAGTGGAGTTGCGGAATCGTCTCAATCGGGCGTTTGCGGAAGAGTACACGGTACCCAATACCGTCGTGTTCGATTACCCGGACATCGCGGCTCTGGCCCGTCATCTGGCCGGAGAACTGGGCGGGGCCGCCAGTGCGCCGGCGGCCCGGACGCAACCCGAGCCGGAGCGCCAGGCGGTGGTGCAGCCGGCAGAGGACGGAATTGCGATCGTGGGCATGGCCTGCCGATTTCCTGGAGCCACGGATATTTCGGCATTCTGGCGCCAGCTCGAAGCGGGGGCGGACGCCGTCACGGATGGACGCGGAGGTTCAGGTTCCTGGGGCGAGCTGGCTGAAGATCTTCCCGCCGAGTACGCTGCCTACCGCCAGGGCGGGTTTGTGGAAGGGATCGAGCAGTTCGACTCCAGGTTCTTTCGGATATCGCCGATCGAGGCTCGCGCGATGGATCCGCGGCAACGGATGCTGCTGGAGACAAGCTGGCAGGCTCTTGAGGATGCGGGGGTGGATCCGGACCGATTGCGAGGCAGCCGAACCGGGATCTATGCCGGCATTTCCACCAGCGAATACCGGGACCTGATGACAAGCGGCAAGTACGGCGTCAGCTACCTGGGCACCGCCGCCAGCATGACGCTGGGAAGAATTTCCTTCGCGCTGGGATTGGAGGGACCGACCATTCCGGTGGAGCTCAATTGCGCGTCGTCACTGGTCGCGGTGCACTATGCGGTCTCGGCCTTGCATCAGGGCGAAGTGGACATGGCTCTGGTCGGAGGCGCGCACGTACTCCTGTCCGCTGACATAACCCGAGAGATGGCGGAACTGGGGATGTTGTCGGCAAGCGGGCGGTGCAGGACCTTCGATGCCGCCGCCGACGGTTTCGTGCGCGCCGAAGGATGCGGCATGGTTGTGCTGAAGCGGTTGAGGGAGGCGGAGGCCGATGGCGACCGTATCTGGGGGGTTATCCGCGGATCGGCGGTCAACCAGAACGGGGCCAGCGCCGGACCGACGGTGCCGAACGGTTCGGCGCAGGAGCGGGTGATTGCAGAGGCGCTGTCGCGGGGGCGCGTTGCCCCGCAGGAAGTGGATTACCTGGAGGCCCACGGGGCGGGGTCAGGGTTCGGAGACCCGATTGAGGTGCAGTCGGCCGCGGCGGTGTACGGCAGGGGACGCGAAGCGGACCGGCCTCTCCTGATCGGCTCGGTGAAGACCAACATCGGCCACCTGGAGCCGGCGGCCGGAGTTGCGAGCCTGATCAAGACCGTGTTGGCCATGAAGCAGGGGGCCATCCCGAAGAATCTGCATTTCCGGAACCCCAACCCGCACCTGGAATGGGATCGACTTCCGGTTCGGGTGGTGTCGGCCATGACCGACTGGCCGAGTCATCCCGGTCGCCCGCCGCGCGCGGGTGTAAGCGCCTTTGGAATATCGGGAACGAACTCCCACGTGGTGGTGGAAGGGTACGGGGAAACCAACGGCTCCGGTCCGGATGATCGGGCTCTGCCCGCGGGTTCCGCGCAACCCGTAACCGTTTCCATGCCGGAGTCGGTGGCGGACCTGCCGCTTTCACAGGAAGAGTTTCGGCCACGCGTGACACGCTTGCTGCCGTTGTCGGGGAAGGCGGACGGTGCGCTTCGGGCGTTGGCGGGACTTTATCTGTCCTGGCTCGACGAACGAGCCGAAGAGTTTTCTGCTGGAGGGCCGGCCGGCCGGCCGCTGCTTGCGGACATGGCATGGACCGCCGGCGTGGGGCGGAGCCATTTCGGTTACCGTGCAGGGGTGGTGTTTCACGATGCCGCTTCGCTGAGGGGCGGGCTGGAGGCACTCGCGAGCGAGGGTCAGCGGCCCAAGCCGTTGACGGCAACCAAGGTAGCGTTCGCCTACAGCGGGGAGGGCAGCCAGTGGGCCGGCATGGGGCAGGCGCTGTACGAAAGCGAGCCGGTGGTGAGGGCGGTTCTGGATCACTGCGACGCGCTACTGCGGGAAGAACGGGGCGCATCGCTGTTGGACGTGATGTTCGGCCGGACCGGTGCGGAAGGAGCCCTGGACGACCCGGCGTGGACGCAGCCGGCCATTTACGCACTCGAATGCGCCCTGGGGGCGCTTTGGTCGAGCCTGGGGATTGGGCCGAGCGTGGTGGTCGGACACGGTATCGGGGAGCTTGCGGCGGCGCAGGCGTCGGGGGTCTTCGGTTTGGAGGAAGGGCTGCGGCTTGCCGCGGCGCGGGGCGCGGAGGAGCCTATGGAAGACATCGCAGGTGCGCCGCCGTCGCTTGCTTTTGTGAGCAGTTTGACCGGCCGATCGGTGGAGTCGGGTGCCGCGTTCGACGCGGCCTACTGGCAGCGCCAGGCGGGTGAGACCGGAGAATTCGACCGATGTGTGGAGACCTTGGCTGGCCTGAGTGTGCAGGTCGTGGTGGAGATCGGCCCCGACGCGGTGCTGGGTCCCAGGGTAGTTTCGGCTTGGCCTGAGCCGTCCCGGGGCACAGGAGTGCCGGTCGTGCTGTCGAGCTTGCAGCGGGACTCGCAGGGAGACGACGCTTTCCTGGAGGCGGTTGCGGGAGCCTACCAGGCAGGGCTGGGACTTTCCTTTGCGGGCTTGTTCGCCGGGGAGCCGCGGCGCCGGATCTCGCTGCCCGGCTATCCCTTCCAGCGCCGGCGCCATTGGATTGACTTGGCGAATCGGACGGCTTCAAGCGCCGGGGGTTGA